The following coding sequences are from one Salvia hispanica cultivar TCC Black 2014 chromosome 3, UniMelb_Shisp_WGS_1.0, whole genome shotgun sequence window:
- the LOC125213692 gene encoding uncharacterized protein LOC125213692, translated as MATSPILLIFCLSLLAAASTTSEATSAHDELINYGFPVGLLPADIDSYTLNHTSGAFTVLLGDKCRVTLPPDNYLASYSKRITGKIDGNRIAELDGISVRAFFKWWGITGIRSNGQDLVFEVGMVTAKYPSKNFDVSPPCEGRRSSSS; from the coding sequence ATGGCGACATCTCCAATTCTCCTCATCTTCTGCCTCTCTCTCCTCGCCGCTGCCTCAACGACGTCCGAAGCCACCTCTGCCCACGACGAATTGATAAACTACGGCTTCCCCGTCGGCCTTCTCCCCGCCGACATCGACTCCTACACCCTCAATCACACCTCCGGCGCCTTCACGGTACTGCTTGGCGATAAGTGCCGCGTCACGCTGCCTCCGGATAACTACTTGGCCTCCTATTCCAAGCGAATTACTGGTAAGATCGACGGGAATCGGATCGCCGAGCTCGACGGTATCAGCGTTAGGGCGTTCTTCAAGTGGTGGGGAATCACTGGCATCAGATCCAATGGCCAGGATTTGGTGTTCGAGGTTGGTATGGTCACCGCCAAGTATCCTTCGAAGAATTTCGACGTATCGCCGCCCTGCGAAGGCCGCCGCTCTTCCTCCTCCTAG